A region of Emys orbicularis isolate rEmyOrb1 chromosome 20, rEmyOrb1.hap1, whole genome shotgun sequence DNA encodes the following proteins:
- the ZBTB7B gene encoding zinc finger and BTB domain-containing protein 7B, producing the protein MGSPEDDLIGIPFPEHSSELLSSLNEQRQLGVLCDVTIRTQGLEYRTHRAVLAGCSRYFKKLFAGPGPGTGQEVCELDFVGPEALGALLEFAYTATLTISSANMGEVLQAAQLLEIPCVIAACVEILQGSGREAPGPDDGDCERARRYLEAFATLPDGAGAPLLPARPAPRRSKKTRKFLQARSSRLNHHAEEPGPGSPLPEPREPSPLLPPAPEGLAQPYEGYEAAEEEELPPHPYPYPYPYPYQPALSPEDAGSDEDPIDPDLMAYLSSLQQEPLAPGLDSPDKLVRKRRSQMPQECPVCHKIIHGAGKLPRHMRTHTGEKPFACEVCGVRFTRNDKLKIHMRKHTGERPYSCQHCSARFLHSYDLKNHMHLHTGARPYECYLCHKAFAKDDHLQRHLKGQNCLEVRTRRRRREEPPPPPAGPQGLDLSNGRLESLRLSLARFWDPARVPPPNEDEEEEEGEAEEGPQLDGAVPVETA; encoded by the exons ATGGGGAGCCCCGAGGATGACCTGATCGGCATCCCCTTCCCGGAGCACAGCAGCGAGCTCTTGAGCAGCCTGAACGAGCAGCGGCAGCTCGGGGTGCTGTGCGACGTGACCATCCGGACGCAGGGGCTGGAGTACCGCACCCACCGGGCCGTGCTGGCCGGCTGCAGCCGCTACTTCAAGAAGCTGtttgcggggccggggccgggcacgGGGCAGGAGGTCTGCGAGCTGGACTTCGTGGGGCCCGAGGCGCTGGGCGCGCTGCTGGAGTTCGCCTACACGGCCACGCTCACCATCAGCAGCGCCAACATGGGCGAGGTGCTGCAGGCCGCCCAGCTGCTGGAGATCCCCTGTGTCATCGCCGCCTGCGTGGAGATCCTGCAGGGCAGCGGGCGGGAGGCGCCCGGGCCCGATGACGGGGACTGCGAGCGGGCGCGCCGCTATCTCGAGGCCTTCGCCACCCTGCCGGACGGGGCCGgggcccccctgctccctgcccgccCGGCCCCCCGCCGCAGCAAGAAGACCCGCAAGTTCCTGCAGGCCCGATCCTCCCGGCTCAATCACCACGCCGAAGAGCCGGGCCCCGGCAGCCCCTTGCCCGAGCCTCGGGAGCcatctcccctgctgcccccggcgCCCGAGGGTCTGGCCCAGCCCTACGAGGGCTACGAGGcggctgaggaggaggagctgcccccacacccctacccctacccGTATCCCTACCCCTACCAGCCAGCCCTGTCCCCCGAGGACGCTGGCTCCGATGAGGACCCCATTGACCCTGACCTCATGGCCTAcctgagctccctgcagcaggagcccctgGCCCCCGGCCTGGACAGCCCCGACAAGCTGGTGCGCAAGCGTCGCTCCCAGATGCCCCAGGAGTGCCCCGTCTGCCACAAGATCATCCATGGCGCGGGCAAGCTGCCCCGGCACATGCGCACCCACACCGGCGAGAAGCCGTTCGCCTGTGAGGTGTGCGGCGTCCGCTTCACCCG gaACGACAAGCTGAAGATCCACATGAGGAAGCACACGGGCGAGCGGCCCTACTCCTGCCAGCACTGCAGCGCCCGCTTCCTGCACAGCTACGACCTGAAGAACCACATGCACCTTCACACGGGCGCCCGGCCCTACGAGTGCTACCTCTGCCACAAGGCCTTCGCCAAGGACGACCACCTGCAGCGCCACCTCAAGGGCCAGAACTGCCTGGAGGTGCGGACGCGCCGGCGCCGCCGCGAagagccgcccccgccccccgccggccCCCAGGGCCTCGACCTGTCCAACGGGCGCCTGGAGAGCCTGCGCCTCTCGCTGGCCCGCTTCTGGGACCCGGCCCGCGTCCCCCCGCCCAATgaggacgaggaagaggaggagggggaggcagaggagggccCGCAGCTGGACGGGGCCGTCCCCGTGGAGACCGCGTAG